From bacterium, the proteins below share one genomic window:
- a CDS encoding isochorismatase family protein has protein sequence MGAARPTPTRLSTPRPRTAIGTAARWLAVPALVALGMAVVPGATAQVEVPALPQPVPVAVDAKTTAYLVLDLTSIVCAPRPSCRATLPAAAALLAKARGAGALVVYSETPTAGSTILAEVAPAAGDLKVTTRADKFYGTTLDEILKSKGIKTCIIVGTAANGSVLYTAFGANLRGYTVVVAADGISADPFPLLYTQYQMLNAPGFANPKNLPLAEAKVTLSRSDLITFR, from the coding sequence ATGGGCGCGGCACGCCCGACACCCACCCGCCTTTCGACGCCCCGGCCCCGCACGGCGATTGGAACCGCGGCGCGCTGGCTCGCTGTCCCCGCGTTGGTGGCCCTGGGGATGGCGGTGGTTCCGGGGGCGACGGCCCAAGTCGAGGTGCCCGCGCTTCCGCAGCCCGTGCCGGTCGCGGTCGATGCGAAGACCACGGCCTACCTGGTGCTCGATCTCACGTCGATCGTCTGTGCCCCCCGGCCGTCGTGCCGGGCCACGCTGCCGGCGGCTGCGGCGTTGCTCGCGAAGGCGCGGGGCGCCGGCGCGCTCGTCGTGTACTCGGAGACGCCGACGGCGGGGTCGACTATTTTGGCCGAGGTCGCGCCGGCGGCGGGGGACCTAAAGGTCACCACGCGCGCCGACAAATTTTACGGGACGACGCTCGACGAGATCCTGAAGTCCAAGGGGATCAAGACCTGCATCATCGTCGGAACCGCCGCGAACGGCTCGGTGCTCTACACCGCGTTCGGCGCGAACTTGCGCGGGTATACGGTTGTCGTGGCGGCCGACGGCATCTCCGCCGATCCGTTTCCCCTGCTCTACACGCAGTACCAGATGCTGAACGCTCCGGGCTTCGCCAATCCGAAGAATTTGCCGCTGGCCGAGGCGAAGGTCACGCTCAGCCGCAGCGATCTCATCACGTTCCGCTGA